CGCCCGACCGGGATCTGACGGCGTACAAGCTGGTGGTCGTCCCCAACCTGTACCTGACGAGCGAGGCGACCGGCGCCGCGCTGACCGCGTATGTGCGCGGCGGCGGCCATCTGCTGGTCTCCTACTTCACCGGCATCTCCGACGAGTGCGACCGCGTCCACCCGGGCGGCTACCCCGCGCCGCTGCGGGAGGTGCTGGGCCTGCGTGTCGAGGAGTTCTGGCCGCTGGCGGAGGGGCAGCGCCTCGCGTTGCGCGGCGCACTTGACGAGGGGCCGGGCGACGAATTCGGCGGCGGCGACCTGTGGTCCGAGGCGATCGACCTCGAAGGGGCCGCCGCCGTGGCCGAGTTCGGCGACGGCGAGCTGGCCGGACGACCGGCCGTCACCCGGCACGCGTACGGCGACGGGGTGGCCTGGTACGCGGGGACGCGCCTGGACGCCATGACGACACGCGCGCTGATGGACCGGGTGCGCGAGGACGCCGGTGCCGCGCCCGTGGTCGACGGGCTGCCCGAAGGCGTTCAGGCCACCGTCCGCGAAGGCGCGGGCGGCCGTTTCCTGTTCCTGCTCAACCACGGCGAGGTCGCGGCCCGGATCGTGCTGCCGGCTCCGGGACGCGACCTGCTCGGCGACCCGGCCGAGGAGATCACCAGCCTCACCCTCCCCGCTCGCGGAGTGGCTGTGGTGCGGCACTGACGCTGTGCCCGGCCGGCCCGTACCGGCCGCGCGCCGCCGCGGACAGACCTTCCCCCGGGGCGGCACCCACGCGAGCCGCCGGCAGCGGCACCCGCGCACTGACAAGGAGGTCAGATGCCCACCCGAAGGAAAGTCCTGGCATGGGGCGCCGCGGCGGCCACCGCCACCCCCGCGCTCGCCGCCTGCGGCGAGTCGGCGGGCGCCGCCCGTATGACGACGGCCACCCGGCGCAGACCCGGTCAGAAGGTCCGGCTCGTCTTCTGGACCTGGGTCCCGCTCCAGAAGGCCGCCGCGCTGTGGAACAAACACCACCCCGACATCCAGGTCGACGTGCAGACCGTGCCCGCCAACACCTCGGGCGGCTACCAGAAGATGCACTCCAGCCTCAAGGCGGGCGATCCGCCCGACCTGGCGCAGATCGAGTACTGGGCGCTGCCGGAATTCATGCTCGCCAACGGCCTCACCGACCTCAGCGAATACGGGGCCGACAAGCTCAAGGACAGCTACGTCGACTGGCAGTGGAAGCAGGGCGTCTTCGCCGGCCGGACCCACGCCATGCCGCAGGCCTCCGGCCCCATGGGCTACTTCTACCGCAAGGACCTGTACGAGAAATGGGACGTGGAGGTCCCCAGGACCTGGGAGGCCTTCCGCGAGGCCGCCGTGAAGATCAAGAAGCGCGGCGGCGGCTCCCTCATCACCGCCTTCCCGCCCGCCAACGCCCAGTGGTTCTCCTCTTTCCCCTGGCAGCGCGGCGCGCACTGGGTCCGCGTCGAGGACGACACCTGGGTTGTCGACCTGACCGGCAAGGAGTCCATGGAGGTCGCCGCCTTCTGGGACGGCATGCTGCGCGACAAGCTCCTCGCCCCGATCCAGGACTCGCAGTCCGCCTTCTTCAAGGGCCTTCAGACCGGCCAGCTCGCCAGCTGGCTCGGCGCCCAGTGGCAGGACGCGCTGGTACGCGGCAACGCCCCCGGCACCAAGGGAAAATGGCGGGTGGCCGAGCTGCCGCAGTGGCAGGCGGGGGAGCACGCCTCCGCCAACTGGGGCGGCTCCTCCACCGCGATCCTCCAAGGCTCCCGCCACCCCGTGGAGGCGCTGAAGTTCGCGCACTGGCTCAACACCGACCCCGCGAGCATCGACCTGCTCGTCGCCGCCGGATACGGCTGGCCGGCGGCCAGGATCGACCTGAAGAAGTCGGCGCTGGGCAAGCCGGATCCCTTCTTCGGCGGCCAGCGCTACAACGAGGTCTTCCAGGTGTCCGACCGGAACGTGGACACCTCCTGGCGCTTCTCCCCGACCACCACACAGTCCTTCGCGCACATCCAGGACAACATCGGCCGGGTCGTCGCCGGGCACGGCAGCGTCCAGGACGCGCTCAGGGACGCGCAGGAGAAATTCGTGGACGACCTCAAGGCCAAAGGGCTGAAGGCGAGGAGCGCGTCATGACGATCCCGTCGCAGCCCGGCACCGCGAAGTCCGCCTCCTCCGCCACCGCCGCCCCGGCCGCTCCCACGGCCCCGGCCGCCCCGCGCCGTCGTCGCGCCCGTCCCGACCGCAAGGCGTGGCGCTTCCTCGGCCCGTTCCTCGCGGTCTATCTGTTCGCGATGATCCTGCCGATCCTCTACGCGGTCTACCAGAGCATGCTCAAGATCGAACGCACCGGACCGATGGGCTTCGGCAAGCCCACCGTCGGCTTCGCCGGGTTCGAGAACTA
This sequence is a window from Streptomyces sp. NBC_01775. Protein-coding genes within it:
- a CDS encoding ABC transporter substrate-binding protein, with the protein product MPTRRKVLAWGAAAATATPALAACGESAGAARMTTATRRRPGQKVRLVFWTWVPLQKAAALWNKHHPDIQVDVQTVPANTSGGYQKMHSSLKAGDPPDLAQIEYWALPEFMLANGLTDLSEYGADKLKDSYVDWQWKQGVFAGRTHAMPQASGPMGYFYRKDLYEKWDVEVPRTWEAFREAAVKIKKRGGGSLITAFPPANAQWFSSFPWQRGAHWVRVEDDTWVVDLTGKESMEVAAFWDGMLRDKLLAPIQDSQSAFFKGLQTGQLASWLGAQWQDALVRGNAPGTKGKWRVAELPQWQAGEHASANWGGSSTAILQGSRHPVEALKFAHWLNTDPASIDLLVAAGYGWPAARIDLKKSALGKPDPFFGGQRYNEVFQVSDRNVDTSWRFSPTTTQSFAHIQDNIGRVVAGHGSVQDALRDAQEKFVDDLKAKGLKARSAS